Proteins encoded together in one Caldicellulosiruptor saccharolyticus DSM 8903 window:
- a CDS encoding spore coat protein, with the protein MKTLSDRDIAFSLLNAMKLQAMALTNLILESSNNALRKETMSILNRMFDHQKQIFDFLSQKGWYPVEMAKQDDITKAQRDIQTIQNNVQMVSM; encoded by the coding sequence ATGAAGACCTTGTCAGATAGAGACATTGCTTTTTCACTTTTGAATGCTATGAAGCTTCAGGCGATGGCACTTACGAACTTGATTTTGGAAAGTTCCAACAATGCACTTAGAAAAGAAACTATGTCAATCTTAAACAGAATGTTTGATCATCAAAAGCAAATATTTGATTTTTTATCTCAGAAAGGTTGGTATCCTGTTGAGATGGCAAAACAGGATGATATAACAAAAGCACAGAGAGATATTCAGACAATTCAAAATAATGTTCAGATGGTTTCAATGTAA
- the panD gene encoding aspartate 1-decarboxylase → MLIEVLKSKIHRATVTEANLNYVGSITIDEELMEAAGILENEKVQVVNINNGERFETYVIKGERGSGTICLNGAAARLVQVGDKVIIMAYCLLTMEEYKTHMPKIVFVDDNNKIVKLSNKEEHSECLC, encoded by the coding sequence ATGCTGATTGAGGTTTTAAAATCAAAGATACACAGAGCAACTGTTACAGAGGCCAATTTAAATTATGTTGGAAGTATCACAATTGATGAAGAACTTATGGAAGCAGCTGGAATATTGGAAAATGAGAAGGTTCAGGTTGTAAATATAAACAATGGTGAAAGATTTGAAACATACGTCATCAAAGGCGAGAGAGGAAGTGGAACAATTTGCTTAAATGGGGCAGCTGCTCGTCTTGTGCAGGTTGGAGATAAGGTGATTATAATGGCTTATTGTTTGCTTACAATGGAGGAATACAAAACTCACATGCCAAAGATTGTATTTGTAGATGACAATAATAAGATTGTAAAACTTTCAAACAAAGAAGAACACTCAGAGTGTCTGTGCTAA
- the panC gene encoding pantoate--beta-alanine ligase — MVVVGKIHEMKDIVKKLKKEGKTIGFVPTMGYLHEGHLSLVRKSKSQNDITIMSIFVNPIQFGPNEDYDRYPRDFERDKNLAEKEGVDYVFYPSVKEMYPDDFKTVVSVKKITDIMCGKSRPGHFDGVATVVLKLFNIVNPDRAYFGQKDAQQLAVIKQMVKDLNLDVEIVPCPIVREEDGLAMSSRNTYLSGDERKSATVLYRALNLAKDLIEKGERNVSKLKKAMEDLILKEKYTKIDYIEFVNYDTFEPISKVEGKVLIALAVFVGTTRLIDNIVVEV, encoded by the coding sequence ATGGTTGTTGTTGGGAAAATCCACGAGATGAAAGATATTGTCAAAAAACTTAAAAAGGAAGGGAAGACAATAGGGTTTGTTCCAACAATGGGATATTTGCATGAAGGACATTTGAGCTTGGTTAGAAAATCAAAAAGCCAAAATGATATAACAATTATGAGTATTTTTGTAAATCCAATTCAATTTGGACCAAATGAAGACTATGACAGGTATCCTCGTGATTTTGAGAGAGACAAAAATTTGGCTGAGAAAGAAGGGGTAGATTATGTCTTCTATCCCTCAGTAAAAGAAATGTATCCAGATGACTTTAAAACAGTTGTATCTGTCAAGAAGATAACAGATATTATGTGTGGCAAGTCAAGGCCAGGGCATTTTGATGGTGTTGCAACTGTTGTGCTAAAGCTTTTTAACATTGTAAACCCTGATAGGGCATATTTTGGGCAAAAGGATGCACAGCAGCTTGCTGTTATTAAGCAGATGGTAAAGGACCTGAATTTAGATGTTGAGATTGTTCCATGCCCAATTGTGCGTGAAGAAGATGGACTTGCAATGAGTTCGCGAAACACATATCTTTCTGGTGATGAGAGAAAATCAGCAACAGTTTTGTATAGAGCGTTGAATTTAGCAAAGGATTTGATTGAAAAAGGCGAAAGGAATGTTTCAAAGCTAAAAAAGGCAATGGAAGATTTGATTTTAAAGGAAAAGTATACAAAGATTGATTATATTGAATTTGTCAATTATGATACATTTGAACCAATTTCAAAGGTTGAAGGTAAAGTATTAATAGCCTTGGCAGTGTTTGTTGGAACAACCAGACTTATCGACAATATAGTTGTGGAGGTATGA
- a CDS encoding L,D-transpeptidase family protein, which translates to MKRKIVNKKLMVILSIIVISICFILISVFSQHFSNPYLIFVSIDDSKLYVFKNGILYKSYPISPGKPSTPTPVGTFRIISKAYWGDGFGGRWMGLNVRYGKYGIHGTIYENYIGAHVSQGCVRMRNDDIKELFSYIPIGTTVILSEGAYGEFRNGFRTIFPGDTGDDVMAVQRRLKELGFYHGEVDGKYGLAMEAAINLFQKKNGLPITNKITPYLLKKMGFFLFE; encoded by the coding sequence ATGAAAAGAAAAATAGTAAATAAAAAATTAATGGTAATACTTTCAATAATAGTAATATCAATTTGTTTTATCCTGATTTCAGTATTTTCTCAGCATTTTTCAAATCCATACTTAATCTTTGTCTCAATTGATGATAGTAAGCTATATGTATTCAAAAATGGAATTCTCTATAAATCATATCCAATTTCTCCCGGAAAGCCTTCTACACCAACTCCTGTGGGCACATTTAGAATAATCTCAAAAGCATACTGGGGCGACGGTTTTGGGGGAAGATGGATGGGTTTGAATGTTAGATACGGAAAATATGGTATTCATGGAACTATATACGAAAACTATATTGGTGCGCATGTGAGCCAAGGTTGTGTGAGGATGCGAAATGATGATATAAAGGAATTATTTTCGTACATACCTATTGGCACTACTGTTATTCTCTCAGAAGGTGCATATGGTGAATTTAGAAATGGTTTTAGGACAATTTTTCCTGGAGACACAGGCGACGATGTGATGGCGGTACAGAGGCGGCTTAAAGAACTTGGCTTTTATCATGGTGAGGTTGACGGAAAGTATGGTCTTGCAATGGAAGCAGCTATAAATCTTTTTCAAAAGAAAAATGGTTTGCCAATAACAAATAAGATAACTCCTTACTTATTGAAAAAAATGGGATTTTTCTTGTTTGAATAA
- a CDS encoding GNAT family N-acetyltransferase: MIRCAKFSDLPQIAEIFREAFSDSIEFYFNNRIKNSAIEDIFKVVLLAEPHGFLVYEDKENKKIAGYICVVKDIKKVWLAAVASLSIFKWVVKWILGLYGFGIKPIWKILSNKLDFFKFQTKYGSGICAQILSIATRKSYRGKNIGTKLVEAGLNFLKSKGVKQVKLEVRPDNLPAIKLYKKFGFYQIGMSRDPQGKWIVMKKDF; encoded by the coding sequence ATGATAAGATGTGCAAAATTTTCTGACCTTCCGCAGATTGCCGAGATTTTCAGAGAAGCGTTTAGTGACAGTATAGAGTTTTATTTCAACAACAGAATTAAAAACTCTGCTATAGAGGACATATTCAAAGTGGTCCTTCTTGCCGAACCTCATGGTTTTTTAGTGTACGAAGACAAAGAAAATAAAAAGATTGCAGGATATATCTGTGTGGTAAAAGACATCAAAAAGGTCTGGTTAGCGGCTGTAGCGTCATTATCCATCTTCAAATGGGTTGTCAAGTGGATATTAGGCCTTTATGGATTTGGTATAAAACCAATCTGGAAGATTCTTTCTAACAAGCTTGACTTTTTTAAATTCCAGACAAAATATGGAAGTGGAATCTGCGCTCAAATTCTGTCAATTGCTACACGCAAATCATATAGAGGAAAAAACATTGGAACAAAGCTTGTTGAAGCAGGATTAAATTTTCTGAAATCAAAAGGAGTAAAACAAGTCAAGTTAGAGGTAAGACCGGATAACTTACCGGCTATAAAGCTTTATAAGAAATTTGGATTTTACCAGATAGGAATGTCACGAGATCCACAAGGAAAATGGATTGTTATGAAAAAAGACTTTTAG